CTATAAACAAACCAAAGCCTGCTTGAGAGACATTGGTGCATACAGCCATAAGATTTAACAACTAGAGTACAGTGAAAACATGTTATGCTTAAATGAAAGGGTAATCAGGCAGGAAAACAAGgttttagaaaagaaacagcattgttagttttgtgggattttttgtttgtttgtttgttttgttttgttttttgaagaaaGCTGAGATTAGGTCTATTTGGAACATAATGATTACATGCCCAGTCCAATCCCTGTAGTCAATTATTAGTCTATGCAGTTGATATCACCACAAAGAGACTTGCAAATGCTTGCaatttttaacttcaaaatgACTATCTGAGTTTGCTGCCTTCCTTTAATGCAGGCAGGCTCTTGACTAAGCAGAGAGGTTGAGGAGAGAGCTGCTACCTCTACACAGTTATATAGGCAGCTGACTTCAAAACAGATTACTGCAATTTTCAGATATTGAACAAACCATGCTCAGATGTCCCATGTCCCATATCTTACCAACTTTGCCTCTTACAAAGCAGCCATAGCATCCTATTATAGGCATGAAGGAAGAGTATTAGAGTTCCTTGGCAGAACCACACCTGGCATACTGCTTTTGGGTCTCATCAGATCTTAGGTAAAACCATCCACACCCCAAGAACTAGAACTGCCTTGACCTAGAAGTGAAGAAAGCTCTTTTACTAGCCTTTGGGTTGTGAAGCAGCTCGCAGAGTAACTTGCTGACACCTGTTTGTTCAGTCTTCTTCCCTACCTATctgtaaataataatttgtgCATTTATATCTGGAGGCCTCAAAGGCCTTCTTGCTGTATGTTACAGGACAGAATGGTATGTGCCAGGTATGTGAGGATTCTGATcctgaagaggtttttttcattgcCACTGCACTGCAATGTAACATTAGCAGCAAAACATCTCTACATATATGTAAATAGTAAGATTTTTATACAGTCCTTGTTAACATTTACACTGCAGCAATAACCCAGGCCAGTTTAGCTTAGATTGTCTGGGAAGCCAAATCATTTcacaataaaacaataaatcttCCAAACCTACAATTTACttagtttttttctgtgcattatCAGAGGCATTCTCAGATGGCCTTCAAATATGTGTCTTGCCTCAAAAATCCAAATTATATGTTTGAAAGGCTTTGGCAAATGTGTCAAATTCTCTGCATCAACgtaataaaatataatacaacataatacaataaataaaacacaatataatataaaataatataatacaatacaaTATAATACATAGGTCTGAATATCAGCCTAGTCTTGGGGCTCTTCAGCAActaaaacagagaagaaaagaaggaaaactcaaaatttaatatttttgtcattGCTGAATAGTTTTGAGAGACTGTTACGAATACACATCATATACAAGGTATTTTAGTTACAAAAGTCAATGGCTTTGGTTAAAATTTTTGATGAACACAGTATGATGTGAGGATTCAAACAGCAGTTACAGGCAATAAATTGATTCCCTGGAAATTAAAGTCAAGTAACATCATACATCTACACACAACCTAATTTTTCAAGAATAATACAAACTTTAGAGTCTATTGATAGAACTTTGGTAGAAACAAGAGTGTGTGAAGATTAGAGTACCTAAATGGCAAATCATCTGAAGAAGAATTTCCTGTTTGCACTTTTATATTAGGATCATTGTTTGCAATGTTTGTTGAAAATAACTTTCCCTTCTCCCAAAACTTTTCTCTATGTGCTGTTCtagcagattttatttttcttgcatgttGCATAACATGGTAATTTTGCACAAGATGCCTCTGTTTCAAGATCTAGTAGTCTTTAGGTATTTCTGTTGAGACTTTGATAGCTAGAATCATAAATATATCTTTTTAGCATGATTTATTGAAATGTTCAtttatcattttcattttacaggaTGCCTGGAGTGGCTTTGGTGCCTGAACAAGATATGGCACTGTTAGATAATCTTCGAAAACTCAGGAAGCAGAGTTTCTTCACCTTGAGACCTTCTGTTCTGTGCTGGCGACATGTCTGcactccagcagctgcaaacCTGCTGTGAGGAAGATGAAACGAGGGCTAGTGCTTCCTGACAGATTCCTCTGACTGTCTGAGCAGCAGTCTGTTAGTCGTGCAGCCCTTGGATCATATCCCAAATCTGAAAGCCCAAAGTCAGACTTTTGAAAACACATTCTCCAGCATGAGTTTACTGTTTCAGCAAACTATAATCAGCTTGCCTTTTCCTATTGTAATGACATAAAGCTCCTTATTCTGACCGTCTCTGGCTATATGGAATGGAAAGTCAAAATAAACAATTAAGATCACATTGAACATTCTAATACACAACTTCAAATGTTTACTTCCTCAGCCTAAACTAGACACCTTATCCAAACATTTCCTCCTGTTGACTCCTTCTATCCTCCACAACATCCTGGGTTACTAGATTTTAGATAGGAGCTTCTAATACACATAACTCAGATTGAAAGCAGAGTTTCATTAGCACAAACTTCCCTATCATAATTGTAATCTACAGTAAATGAATGCAATTAGCCCCACCAGGGTCTCCCTTGagccctcctctcctctgccataATCTGACTCTAGGCTCTTCTATAAAGCTAGCATACTACATTCACTGCAGTAGCAGCAGGTCTACAGTGTTGCACTTTCCAGGATCATGTCACTGCTTCTTCTTCAGATGTTAGCGCTGTCATGCCTTGGAGCCACAGAGCTACAGAGAAAttcacagcaaaggaaaagcagaagaccATTTCAGTACCTTCTCTACCTGGACAAAAATTTGTTTGAAAGTCAAAGCTCTCCTGAGCTGGTACACGAGAACCCAGTAGGAGTTAAAGAGACTCTGAAAGTACCAAGCTTTTTTGTATCAGTTCCACAGACAGCATCTGGAAgtgagaggaaggaggagaaaaaaatgtccaGATTCATACTTCCCAATGCAGGACTCCATGcaaaccaaaacccaagaaCCTGGGTTGCATCCAGAGAGCTCTCTCCTGTGGAAAACTTCTCTCCACCCCTTTATTCCAGCAAGAGAGAGTCTGAATTTCCCTACAGAAAAGATGCCAAGAAATTCTGGGACCATTTCATGtcaaagaaaaattcagcatCTGAAGAGGTTGTCCTGCCAATCAAGACAAATGAAATGCACCAAGAAAACTGCAGAACCCTGCCTTTTGCCCAGGTAAGAAAAAGTATCCAAGATCAATAAACATGCCTTTTCCCTGTCTCTTGTAATCAGCAGCTAAAGGGACACAGGTTATTTAAGTGGCTTAGTCAAAGTGCTTCAGAACACTTGCTCATGATAAGTGGCTGAAAGACTCTGATGAAAAAGTTTCAGTCTGATGAGGCAAACTGCTAAATTGCAGCACTGGAAAGTCACAGACTCAATTTTTACAgagttatttattatttttatgcacAGACATTCAGAAATAGTCTAAGCAGGCAGGGAAATTATGAGTAATTATCCATTTAATGAACATACATCTCAACTATCTGTAGATCTGAATTatcatctctttctctctctctatgTATAGATACGCATGTGTATACAGacatatacatgcacacacatacacacacacaaacacatacacatgtgtgtgcatatacaGACTTAGGACAagtatttacaggaaaagctgGTTGTTTTCTTACAGCTAAGCAACAACTGTTTTCTCCTGTATTAATTAGAAAACGGATGCTTATGTCTAATTCTTATGTCTAATGCTAAGAATTTTAGAGAACTGGCAAATTGTCCTAGGCATAGATGAAGCAATTCTGTCATATTGTAACATCAAGACAAGCAAACAGCATAGGTAGAAGTGCTGTATTCCTTGTAAGTCATCATCTATTCTCAGTGTTTCTGTAATCATGATCTGTCAAGGACCATATCTTTTGACATCCAGAACTAAATTTATTTCACACAGACATATGTACATACAGATGTTGCCTAGAAACCTGTACTATTTGTTCTGATAAGAAAATagtgcagtttgttttttcctttttatttttttttttttgttcatgcCTTCTAGCAAAGTCCATGGGCCATTTTTGCATCAAAAACAttaaactgttttctgtttcagggTGTTACTCATAACAGCTGTGAGAAGGTGACAGTACAGAATAAtctgtgttttggaaaatgTAGTTCTTTTCATGTTCCTGGTTCAGAAGATCATCTTTATACTTTTTGTTCTCATTGCTTGCCCAGCAAGTTCTCCATGAAGCGCCTGGATCTCAACTGCACTGATTCTGTTCCAGTGGTCAAAGAAATCATGATTGTAGAAGAGTGTAAATGCGCAACTCGGAAGATTACAGATCCTGTGATTGGATCTCTACAGTCAGACTTGTATGAAAATGTACATGAGTACAATTAACCTGTGCAAAGTGCCTCTTATCTCGATCATAAGAATTTGCCaatgaaaaaattcaaacaagTTGTCATTACTCTagaacaaaaaaagagtaaaaatgtGGACTTTCCACCTGATCTCTGTTTCAACAATAACTTTACCTAAAGTGTAACAAATGTTTCCTTGCAGCTGTTAAGGAAAAGGAGGTGAAATTAGTGGGCTTATGTGTAAAGACCTTaatttaacaagggaaaaatgttaaaatttttcCAGCCATCCTATCACTGTTTTTAGGATACTAGTAACCAAAGGCTGAACTAACATGATTTATCTGTGCaaatgttggtttgttttcattgcCTTTGCTTGCGGGAAGTGCCAATATTGGCAACAAAGATGAGATTTTAGTCTGTTCCCTACAAAAACAGGTCTACTTTTACATCAAGATAATGGCTGGAGAGTGTTAAATATAAATGGACATGAGGTACATAGAAAGCTGTGACTAGTTAATGTCATATTGATTGATCCCAGTTGGAGTTCAGTTCTCACTGAAAACTAA
The genomic region above belongs to Sylvia atricapilla isolate bSylAtr1 chromosome Z, bSylAtr1.pri, whole genome shotgun sequence and contains:
- the CER1 gene encoding cerberus: MSLLLLQMLALSCLGATELQRNSQQRKSRRPFQYLLYLDKNLFESQSSPELVHENPVGVKETLKVPSFFVSVPQTASGSERKEEKKMSRFILPNAGLHANQNPRTWVASRELSPVENFSPPLYSSKRESEFPYRKDAKKFWDHFMSKKNSASEEVVLPIKTNEMHQENCRTLPFAQGVTHNSCEKVTVQNNLCFGKCSSFHVPGSEDHLYTFCSHCLPSKFSMKRLDLNCTDSVPVVKEIMIVEECKCATRKITDPVIGSLQSDLYENVHEYN